Proteins encoded within one genomic window of Oryza glaberrima chromosome 12, OglaRS2, whole genome shotgun sequence:
- the LOC127756916 gene encoding uncharacterized protein LOC127756916: MVSASSLLLPSSVRDFASCIGDGAACTAPSSTRTRRGSAAVQAQPSTLSVTASYRVALASSSSPPLQLRLTWAHSPLGPTLSFSPSASGRKVLVRRRRGSCSVPSSGEDEAVESESELSASSPRLALFWDLTAARFDPAASPEPVSGYYVVVAVESAEVVLALGDLAAEFVKAKFEGTTQIPMAAPFARGERVVVAVSSGAAAAVTHTARARFAEGGAEHEVSVGCAPGGGGGGGGDELWVSIDGKRAVQARRLRWNFRGNQTVFVDGEPVDVMWDLHGWWFRREPPAPGCAVVMLRARSALESRLWLEEEAAAPAFSLLVEAFKSPP; encoded by the coding sequence ATGGTGAGCGCGTCAAGCCTCCTGCTCCCGTCGTCCGTGCGCGACTTCGCCTCCTgcatcggcgacggcgccgcctgcACCGCGCCGTCCTCCACCCGCACCCGGAGGGGCTCCGCCGCCGTGCAGGCGCAGCCGTCCACGCTCTCCGTCACCGCCTCGTACCGCGTCGcgctcgcgtcgtcgtcgtcgccgccgctgcagctcCGGCTCACCTGGGCGCACTCCCCGCTCGGCCCCACCCTGTCGTTCTCCCCCTCGGCGTCCGGTCGCAAGGTGCTCGTCCGCCGCCGGAGGGGTTCTTGCTCCGTGCCGTCCTCCGGGGAGGATGAGGCGgtggagtcggagtcggagttgtcggcgtcgtcgccgcggctCGCGCTGTTCTGGGACCTGACCGCGGCGCGGTTCGacccggcggcgtcgccggagccggTGTCCGGGTACTacgtggtggtggccgtggaAAGCGCGGAGGTGGTGCTCGCGTTGGGCGACCTGGCGGCGGAGTTCGTCAAGGCCAAGTTCGAGGGGACGACACAGATCCCCATGGCGGCGCCGTTCGCGCGCGGGGAgcgcgtggtggtggcggtgtcgtcgggcgcggcggcggcggtgacgcacACCGCGCGCGCCCGGTTCGCGGAGGGCGGGGCGGAGCACGAGGTGAGCGTGGGGTGCgcgcctggcggcggcggcggcggcggcggggacgagcTGTGGGTGAGCATCGACGGGAAGCGCGCGGTgcaggcgcggcggctccggtggAACTTCAGGGGGAACCAGACGGTGTTCGTCGACGGCGAGCCCGTGGACGTGATGTGGGACCTCCACGGGTGGTGGTTCCGGCgagagccgccggcgccgggctgCGCGGTGGTGATGCTCCGGGCGAGGAGCGCGCTCGAGAGCCGCCtatggctggaggaggaggccgccgcgccggccttctccctcctcgtcgaGGCCTTCAAGTCCCCACCTTGA